Proteins encoded within one genomic window of Cyprinus carpio isolate SPL01 chromosome A15, ASM1834038v1, whole genome shotgun sequence:
- the LOC109098988 gene encoding claudin-4-like, whose protein sequence is MVSMCRQILGLSLALIGFLGAIIVCALPMWKMSAFIGANIVTAQIIWEGLWMNCVVQSTGQMQCKIYDSLLALPQDLQAARALVIIAIIVCIFGLILGIAGGKCTNFVEREDSKVKVAIASGVIFIIAGVLVLVPVCWTTNTIVRDFYNPILTDGQRRELGPSIYIGFGAAALLLLGGGILCSSCPPKEDNYNIKYSQPRSIATSKAYV, encoded by the coding sequence ATGGTGTCTATGTGTCGACAGATCCTAGGCCTGTCCCTGGCACTTATTGGTTTCTTGGGAGCGATTATTGTTTGTGCCCTTCCCATGTGGAAGATGTCTGCATTCATTGGAGCCAACATCGTGACAGCACAGATCATCTGGGAGGGCTTGTGGATGAACTGTGTGGTCCAGAGCACAGGACAGATGCAGTGCAAAATCTACGACTCACTCCTGGCTTTACCTCAGGACTTGCAGGCTGCTCGGGCTCTTGTGATCATCGCCATTATTGTCTGCATCTTTGGGCTCATCCTGGGGATTGCCGGTGGAAAATGCACCAACTTTGTTGAGAGAGAAGACAGCAAGGTAAAGGTGGCTATCGCCAGTGGTGTGATCTTCATCATTGCTGGAGTGTTGGTCCTGGTCCCCGTCTGCTGGACAACTAACACCATCGTTAGGGATTTCTACAATCCCATTCTCACAGATGGCCAAAGGAGGGAGCTGGGCCCTTCTATCTATATTGGATTCGGTGCGGCTGCGCTGCTGCTCCTGGGAGGAGGCATTCTGTGCAGCTCCTGCCCGCCTAAAGAGGACAACTACAACATCAAGTACTCTCAGCCACGGTCCATCGCCACCAGCAAAGCCTACGTCTGA